One segment of Cutaneotrichosporon cavernicola HIS019 DNA, chromosome: 4 DNA contains the following:
- a CDS encoding uncharacterized protein (Expressed protein), which translates to MFVFTVLFTLVAAASASATAVAERELTRDEVTAMRAAYRGHDARAAASLGERSLERRQCTDSSCDCIYIPEGLFCGDGLLNCQYGHVYQCSGGSYSCDYGPRDSCGECGALSC; encoded by the exons ATGTTCGTC TTCACCGtcctcttcaccctcgTTGCCGcggcctccgcctcggctaccgccgtcgccgagcgcgaactcacccgcgacgaggtcacCGCCATGCGCGCCGCCTACCGCGGCCACGATGCTCGCGCCGCAGCCTCGCTTGGCGAGCGGTCTCTCGAGCGA CGCCAATGCACCGATTCCAGCTGTGACTGCATATACATCCCGGAGGGCCTGTTCTGCGGCGACGGTCTTCTCAACTGCCAGTATGGCCACGTGTACCAGTGCTCCGGCGGGAGCTACTCGTGTGACTATGGCCCGCGTGACAGCTGCGGGGAGTGCGGCGCGCTCTCCTGCTAA
- the NEW1 gene encoding uncharacterized protein (Chromo (CHRromatin Organisation MOdifier) domain), which produces MPAATPSALPFTPLVDDFQKIAMADSNVAAKAAADTLALQLKKAPRSLDMLEASKLPEVVKIWAESKSGYERESAGVLVERVIKALGSGSEGAFLPLIPTLLNLAMDKGAPVRSGVNSAIKAMVKAAPAEATRPVMQALARGLEETKGWRSKVAACKAIEEMVKPGAEEHVGEMLGEVIPVIEKSMHDTKAEVSAAATKAATTLCSTLPNADVLKHVNALVAAMASPSNVPKTIKAMSSTTFVAEVTGPTLAVMVPLLTRALKERSTDTQRMTCIVIGNLVKLVRDPKIAAIYLGSLVTGVELIAKGAAFPEIRAFAQTALDILHDAGASATATPLPPRDVIQSVNEVLAVMVPHLDLGVEGAKVPLSVAMPGRPVIASALEYTANVVADMVDERNFDDDVWDGKALGGFCKLLLGAEAGVAAATAIREAFVAADKAKFGGEEEIDDGAEILCDIKFSLAYGGLLLLNHTNLKLRRGRRYGICAANGAGKSTLMKAIRDGKVEGFPTQEELRCIMVEHALQGEDTAVSIIDFIASDPQLAARKRKEIADMLLTVGFTDEKQNDPVASLSGGWKMKLELARAMLIGADILLLDEPTNHLDVQTVAWLEEYLTSLKDVTCMIVSHDSGFLDNVCTDIMHYEKKKIVYYPGNLSKFVEKVPAAKSYYTLDSSSIKFSFPPPGSLMGVRSNTRTILKLANGTFTYPGAARPSLTNASCALSLSSRVGVIGPNGAGKSTLIKLLTGETVPNEGSVHKHPALRVGYVAQHAFHHINEHLEKTAVQYIQWRYQDGFDREILEKSTRVVTKEEQEMMEKPIAGRNGEMRKIESILGRQKLKKGFQYEIKFKGFAHKFNVWMPRDKLIELGFGKLVNQFDDIDSAREGAGMRDTSAAAVREILEAVGLDGDIAQYNEMSGLSGGQKVKVVIAASMINRPQILFLDEPTNFLDREALGGLAGAIKEWAGAVVIISHSREFVHALCPELWHVDKGILTIEGKAPPPMLDDDHPSRVPSQAGTPRGAATPAGVSTPGSATPVTSAAPSAYNSADEAADIEKLKKLALKPKKKKKPTRNELKAQEERRRLRKVNWLAYGGEREPDTEDE; this is translated from the coding sequence ATGCCTGCCGCTACTCCCTCCGCCCTTCCCTTCACGCCGCTTGTGGACGACTTCCAGAAGATCGCCATGGCTGACTCGAACGttgcggccaaggcggccgcCGACACCCTTGCTCTCCAGCTCAAGAAGGCACCCCGCTCCCTCGACATGCTGGAGGCATCCAAGCTGCCGGAGGTCGTCAAGATCTGGGCCGAGTCCAAGTCGGGCTacgagcgcgagagcgctggtgtccttgtcgagcgcgtcatTAAGGCGCTCGGGTCGGGCTCCGAGGGCGCGttcctccccctcatcccGACCTtgctcaacctcgcgaTGGACAAGGGCGCCCCCGTGCGCTCTGGCGTCAACTCGGCCATCAAGGCCATGGTCAAGGCTGCGCCCGCTGAGGCGACGCGGCCGGTCATGCAGGCTCTCGCCCgtggcctcgaggagacCAAGGGTTGGCGCTCCAAGGTTGCGGCGTGCAAGGCcatcgaggagatggtcaagcctggcgccgaggagcacgTGGGCGAgatgctcggcgaggtgatTCCCGTCATCGAGAAGTCGATGCACGACACCAAGGCTGAGGTGTCTGCTGCCGCGACCAAGGCCGCGACCACCCTCTGCAGTACCCTCCccaacgccgacgtcctcaAGCACGTCAACGCTCTTGTCGCCGCCATGgcgtcgccctcgaacGTCCCCAAGACGATCAAGGCCATGTCGTCAACCACcttcgtcgccgaggtcaccGGCCCCACCCTCGCGGTCATGgttcccctcctcacccgTGCTCTCAAGGAGCGCTCGACCGACACGCAGCGCATGACCTGCATCGTCATTGGCAACcttgtcaagctcgtccgTGACCCGAAGATCGCCGCCATCTACCTCGGCTCGCTCGTCACTGGTGTCGAGCTGATCGCCAAGGGTGCGGCGTTCCCCGAGATCCGCGCCTTCGCGCAGACCGCACTCGACATTCTCCACGACGCAGGCGCCAGCGCAACCGCCACCCCGCTTCCCCCGCGCGACGTTATCCAGAGCGTCAACGAGGTGCTCGCCGTCATGGTGCcccacctcgacctcggcgttgaggGTGCCAAGGTCCCCCTCTCGGTTGCGATGCCGGGGCGGCCCGTCATCGCGTCTGCGCTCGAGTACACTGCCAACGTCGTTGCCGacatggtcgacgagcgcaacTTTGACGACGATGTGTGGGACGgcaaggcgctcggcggctTCTGCAAGCTGCTccttggcgccgaggccggtgTGGCGGCTGCCACGGCCATCCGTGAGGCATTTGTTGCtgccgacaaggccaagttcggcggcgaggaggagatcgacGACGGTGCCGAGATCCTCTGTGACATCAAGTTCTCGCTCGCCTACGGTGGTCTTCTTCTGCTCAACCACACCAACCTCAAGCTCCGCCGTGGCCGCCGCTACGGTATCTGCGCCGCAAACGGCGCGGGCAAGTCGACTCTCATGAAGGCCATccgcgacggcaaggtcgagggtTTCCCGACCCAGGAGGAACTCCGCTGCATCATGGTCGAGCACGCTCTCCAGGGTGAGGACACTGCGGTCTCGATCATCGACTTTATTGCGTCCGACCCCCAGCTCGCTGcccgcaagcgcaaggagatTGCCGACATGCTCCTCACCGTCGGCTTTACGGACGAGAAGCAGAACGACCCCGTTGCGTCGCTCTCTGGTGGCTGGAAGATgaagctcgagcttgccagAGCCATGCTCATCGGCGCGGACATCCTCCTGCTCGATGAGCCGACTAaccacctcgacgtccaGACCGTAGCGTGGCTCGAGGAGTACCTTACAAgcctcaaggacgtcaCCTGTATGATCGTCTCGCACGACTCTGgcttcctcgacaacgTGTGCACGGACATTATGCACtacgagaagaagaagattGTCTACTACCCCGGCAACCTGTCCAAGTTTGTCGAGAAGGTCCCTGCCGCCAAATCGTACTACACTCTCGACTCGTCGTCTATCAAGTTCTCgttccctcctcccggcTCGCTCATGGGTGTCCGCTCGAACACGCGTACgatcctcaagctcgcaaATGGCACCTTCACCTACCCTGGTGCGGCCAGGCCGTCGCTCACCAACGCGTCGTgcgcgctctcgctctcgtcgcgTGTCGGTGTCATCGGCCCCAACGGTGCGGGCAAGTCGACGCTCATCAAGCTCCTCACCGGCGAGACTGTTCCCAACGAGGGCAGCGTACACAAGCACCCGGCCCTGCGTGTCGGCTACGTCGCGCAGCACGCATTCCACCACATCAACGAGCATCTCGAGAAGACTGCCGTGCAGTACATCCAGTGGCGTTACCAGGATGGCTTTGACCGTGAGATCCTCGAGAAGTCGACCCGCGTCGTtaccaaggaggagcaggagatGATGGAGAAGCCGATCGCTGGCCGCAACGGCGAGATGCGCAAGATCGAGTCCATCCTTGGTCGCCagaagctcaagaagggcTTCCAGTACGAGATCAAGTTCAAGGGCTTTGCCCACAAGTTCAACGTCTGGATGCCCCGCGACAAGCTCATTGAGCTCGGCTTCGGGAAGCTCGTCAACCAGTTTGACGACATTGATAGCGCCCGTGAGGGTGCTGGTATGCGCGACACCTCGGCGGCTGCCGTTCGCGagatcctcgaggccgtcggTCTCGACGGCGATATTGCGCAGTACAACGAGATGTCGGGTCTGTCAGGTGGTCagaaggtcaaggtcgtcatcgcggcgtcgatgaTCAACCGTCCCCAgatcctcttcctcgacgagcccaCCAACTTCTTGGaccgcgaggcgctcggcggcctggcCGGTGCGATTAAGGAGTGGGCCGGTGCCGTGGTCATCATCTCGCACTCGCGCGAGTTTGTCCACGCCCTCTGCCCCGAGCTCTGGCACGTCGACAAGGGCATTCTCACCatcgagggcaaggcccctccccccatgctcgacgacgaccaccCGTCCAGAGTCCCGTCGCAGGCGGGCACACCGCGTGGTGCGGCCACCCCTGCGGGAGTCAGCACGCCTGGCTCTGCCACGCCCGtgacctcggccgcgccgtcTGCCTACAACTCGGCtgacgaggctgccgacattgagaagctcaagaagctcgcgctcaagcccaagaagaagaagaagcccACTCGTaacgagctcaaggcgcaGGAGGAGCGCAGGCGACTCCGCAAGGTCAACTGGCTGGCGTATGGTGGCGAGCGTGAGCCGGACACGGAAGACGAGTAA
- a CDS encoding uncharacterized protein (Required for nuclear transport of RNA pol II C-terminus 1), whose product MGEPTLKTLLTAGNALLEPPNPLPSAPPALLQRLKASGELLPWRERPGWTEDLELEEIGDDDTDPAKRKKRRDALVMLVGQRSLDLLVAMQGVLVKEFWPAEHKDGLVEKDFLLGTADLRLVRLLLQHALVSYLLPLTLAYVAGLRSRAAVDARLPAAVSTFLSLTDTPSPPSGGSTRIPLTNITQSILSSNLPPLMLAAIAVGWTPSAPPATYSGLRAQLLHALSALSPTQAMGALSTALKIVGAGKSRPPKGWTRTWPAYVEGTLGTLLSNQVLRVGGVKAVMENVFGEVGNMSGEGVDGPKLDRIAGLLSRIPRNSSAETYIAYVLETLFGLMGEAAAPLVYSHTAAYVVHHLWATSPVAVEWLEQHLHSPWNPKPVEGVVLPADSVRSAVAAAARLVLHAPPSPEFTNFVIGPILPQTFALYVLLKPAQPTMLSKAKEKDKESGLAADVQLLLTSWGKLVGKDDAVKGIWSIIMGGHGWPTSETGEVMHWQKADDGAELVYGYPHSDVPLQTDAMDVDDLQLGDLDLAPDPVVLAGALKDFGRADVSSEVFLRVLDEWRVRASTDSDPLKSLLFLRLTLSMMETLGDKVLADPQHVLAFVEGVLNDEATSLPETKPLIQEVGDEDVEIPDLTEEGVEQLGLLETAISLLLATLENENITFATSPILHPISAHLSALESASSAHVRQLAREATLVLLVRRSASLSAGGQVSESVATYRRALTLIADPILPVRAHGLVLLRELVFRPDYDTALTPAILDVYMQALQDADSYIYLNAAKGLAAMADALGKEILRALIRVYGGGMEGMDKRLRIGEALEMVIKRAGKAFAANVGIVVPPLMGVFRDAGAPTVLRTSALSLLSTAAEEDHLALLPWAAELASAAVDLVQIESVTASPFKPSKAEPEPKPKPKVMLVEDDEPEPESEPQEQGPRTIDADPTAADAKHPALRRAALVFLGLLAASLIEATQATQQESGEFKLRLPGQVHPEKKRNVTLDKRVLDRAVTVLRYVAGTDVDEVTRGQAASRRIRMLLSAFPFAVTHTSSTTMQNLGRYIVPLALGAAVIDSSLYDVPGGYRAVMFDRFTGVKPTSTGEGTHLLIPGLQRAILFDCRIKPRNISTTTGSKDMQMVSLTLRVMSRPDLNALPLIYQNLGLDYDERVLPSIGNEVLKATVAQFDASELITNREIVSARIRDDLLNRAKEFHIQLEDVSITHMTFGKEFTTAVEQKQIAQQDAERAKFVVEKAEQERQASVIRAEGEAEAASTISAALSKAGDAFVQFKKIETARDIAQSLSQNRNVAYVPAQNGNLLLQVPPQPPVV is encoded by the exons ATGGGCGAGCCAACACTCAAGACGCTCCTCACGGCTGGTAATGCGCTCCTGGAGCCACCAAACCCGCTCCCATCGGCCCCACCAGCgctcctccagcgcctAAAGGCCTCTGGCGAGCTACTCCCATGGCGTGAACGCCCAGGATGGACTGAGGACCTCGAACTAGAGGAGATCGGTGATGACGACACAGACCCGGCGAAGCGCAAGAAGCGCCGTGACGCACTAGTGATGCTCGTTGGCCAGCGCTCActcgatctcctcgtcgctaTGCAGGGCGTGCTGGTCAAAGAGTTCTGGCCGGCCGAGCACAAGGACGGCCTGGTCGAGAAGGACT TTCTCCTTGGAACCGCGGACTTACGCCTCGTTCGCCTTCTACTGCAGCATGCGCTCGTCTCatacctcctccccctcacGCTAGCCTATGTTGCGGGCCTGCGTTCCCGTGCGGCTGTCGACGCCCGCCTCCCTGCGGCAGTGAgcaccttcctctcacTTACCGATACGCCTTCCCCGCCGAGCGGTGGGAGTACGCGTATCCCACTCACGAACATCACACAGTCCATTCTCTCCTCAAACTTGCCACCGCTTATGCTCGCGGCCATCGCCGTGGGCTGGACACCGTCCGCCCCGCCCGCCACCTACTCCGGCCTGCGGGCACAGCTCCTCCACGCCCTCTCAGcgctgtcgccgacgcAGGCGATGGGTGCGCTCAGCACTGCTCTCAAGAtcgtcggcgcgggcaAGTCTCGCCCTCCGAAGGGGTGGACACGCACGTGGCCGGCATATGTCGAGGGCACGCTTGGCACGCTGCTCAGCAATCAGGTGTTGAGGGTGGGCGGGGTCAAGGCCGTGATGGAGAATGTGTTCGGCGAGGTTGGGAATATGTCGGGGGAGGGTGTCGACGGGCCCAAACTCGACCGCATTGCCGGCCTTCTCTCCCGAATCCCGCGTAACAGCTCGGCAGAGACGTACATCGCCTacgtcctcgagacgcTGTTTGGGCTCatgggcgaggcggccgcaCCCCTGGTGTACAGTCATACCGCGGCGTACGTGGTGCACCACCTCTGGGCGACGTCCCCAGTCGCCGTGGAATGGCTCGAGCAGCACCTCCACAGCCCCTGGAACCCGAAGCCGGTGGAGGGCGTGGTCCTCCCAGCGGATAGCGTGAGGTCCGCCGTGGCTGCTGCGGCTCGGCTCGTACTCCACGCTCCACCATCGCCCGAGTTCACGAACTTTGTCATTGGCCCGATCCTACCTCAGACATTTGCGTTGTACGTTCTCCTCAAGCCGGCTCAGCCAACGATGCTCTCCAAAGCAAAGGAGAAGGATAAGGAGAGTGgccttgccgccgacgtccaGCTTCTTCTAACATCGTGGGGCAAGCTCGTAGGCAAGGATGACGCCGTCAAAGGTATCTGGTCTATCATTATGGGTGGCCACGGATGGCCCACCTCAGAAACGGGGGAGGTCATGCATTGGCagaaggccgacgacggcgccgagttAGTCTACGGCTACCCGCACTCTGATGTCCCCTTGCAGACGGATGCaatggacgtcgacgacctccagctcggcgacctcgaccttgcaCCTGACCCCGTGGTACTGGCGGGCGCCTTAAAGGATTTCGGACGCGCTGACGTGTCGTCCGAGGTCTTCCTGCGCGTATTGGACGAAtggcgcgtgcgcgcgtcgactGACAGCGATCCGCTAAAGTcactcctcttcctccgcctcacCCTGTCTATGATGGAAACACTTGGAGACAAGGTACTCGCGGATCCGCAGCACGTGCTGGCGTtcgtcgagggcgtgcttaacgacgaggcgacgtCACTGCCCGAGACAAAGCCGCTTATccaggaggtcggcgatgaggatgtGGAAATCCCGGATCTTACAGAGGAGGGTGTCGAACAGCTTGGCCTTCTGGAGACGGCCATCAGCCTACTCCTCGCGACACTCGAGAACGAAAACATCACCTTTGCCACTAGTCCGATTCTGCACCCCATCTCTGCTCACCTTTCTGCGCTCGAATCCGCATCATCAGCACATGTACGGCAACTTGCACGTGAAGCGAcactcgtcctcctcgtccggCGCTCCGCTTCTCTCTCAGCCGGTGGACAGGTATCTGAGTCGGTCGCGACATaccgccgcgccctcaCGCTCATTGCCGACCCCATTCTACCAGTGCGCGCACacggcctcgtccttcttcgcgagctcgtcttcCGGCCTGACTACGATACCGCACTTACTCCTGCAATCTTGGACGTGTACATGCAAGCGCTCCAGGACGCGGACAGCTACATCTACCTCAATGCGGCGAAGGGGCTGGCAGCTATGGCCGACGCGCTAGGGAAGGAGATCCTTCGAGCCCTTATCCGTGTTTACGGTGGCGGGATGGAAGGGATGGACAAGCGCCTCCGCATCGGCGAAGCACTTGAGATGGTGATCAAGCGCGCGGGCAAGGCATTCGCGGCAAACGTCGGCATCGTCGTGCCCCCGCTCATGGGCGTGTTCCGCGACGCTGGGGCACCGACTGTACTGCGCACCTCAGCTCTATCGCTGCTCTCGACAGCCGCAGAGGAGGaccatctcgccctccttccttgGGCAGCTGAACTCGCATCCGCAGCGGTGGACCTGGTTCAGATCGAGAGCGTGACTGCTTCGCCGTTTAAGCCTTCCAAGGCGGAGCCGGAACCGAAACCCAAGCCAAAAGTcatgctcgtcgaggacgatgagCCCGAGCCTGAGTCTGAGCCACAAGAGCAGGGACCTCGTACTATTGATGCGGACCCTACTGCTGCAGACGCGAAGCATCCTGCCCTCCGGCGTGCCGCGCTCGtgttcctcggcctgctggCCGCGTCCCTCATCGAGGCCACCCAGGCGACTCAGCAAGAGAGCGGAGAATTTAAGCTCCGTCTGCCGGGCCAAGTACATcccgagaagaagcgtAACGTGACCCTGGACAAGAGGGTGCTCGACCGAGCGGTTACGGTGTTGAGATATGTGGCCGGGACCGATGTGGACGAGGTCACGCGCGGACAGGCTG CGTCTCGCCGAATTCGCATGCTTCTCTCGGCGTTCCCGTTCGCCGTTACCCACACATCATCGACTACCATGCAGAACCTCGGGCGATACATTG TTCccctcgcgcttggcgcAGCAGTCATCGACAGCTCGCTGTACGATGTGCCGGGAGGCTATCGGGCTGTCATGTTCGACCGCTTTACCGGTGTCaagccgacgtcgaccggCGAGGGTACacacctcctcatccccggGCTGCAGCGCGCGATCCTGTTCGACTGCCGTATCAAGCCGAGG AACATCTCGACCACGACCGGCTCGAAGG acaTGCAGATGGTGTCTCTCACCCTCCGTGTTATGAGCCGCCCGGACCTCAACGCGCTCCCGCTCATCTACCAGAACCTCGGTCTCGA ctaCGACGAGCGTGTGCTCCCGTCCATCGGTAacgaggtgctcaaggCGACTGTTGCACAGTTTGACGCCTCGGAGCTCATCACGAACCGTGAGATTGTGTCGGCGCGTATCCgtgacgacctcctcaaccgTGCCAAGGAATTCCAcatccagctcgaggatgtgTCGATCACGCACATGAC CTTCGGCAAGGAGTTCACCACCGCCGTCGAGCAGAAGCAGATCGCACAGCAGGACGCTGAGCGTGCCAAGTtcgtcgtcgagaaggccgagcaGGAGCGCCAGGCCTCCGTCATCCGCGCTGAGggtgaggccgaggctgccTCCACCATCAGTGCGGCCCTTAGCAAGGCTGGTGACGCCTTCGTTCAGTTCAAGAAGATTgagacggcgcgcgacATTGCCCAGTCCCTCTCGCAGAACCGGAACGTGGCGTACGTGCCTGCGCAGAACGGCAACCTGCTGCTCCAGGTGCCTCCGCAGCCGCCCGTCGTGTAG